The Kribbella sp. HUAS MG21 genome includes the window ATGAACTCCCAGATGAACCCGCCCTGGCAGCGCGGGTACTTCTCGAACACCTCGCGGTAGTCGAGCAGCCCGCCCGGCCCGTTGCCCATCGCGTGCCCGTACTCGCACAGGATGAACGGCAGGTTCCGGTACAAGGACGAGTCAGCGCCGATCTCCGCGCATCCCTCCGGCGAGGTGTACATCCGCGAGTAGATGTCGACCCACTCGGCCTCGGTGTCGCGCTCGTAGTGCACCGGCCGCGACGGGTCGAGCTCCTTCACGAGGTCGTACATGTCCTTGAGGTTCGAACCCATCCCGCACTCGTTGCCGAGCGACCAGATCACGATCGACGGGTGGTTCTTGTCCCGGTGCACGGTGCGCCGCATCCGCTCGACGAGGTCGTCGCGGAACCGCGGGTCCATCACCGGGTTCGGCAGCTTCGGCGGCTGCGGCTCGTACCCGAACCCGTGCGACTCCAGGTCGCACTCGTCGATCACGTACAGGCCGTACTCGTCGCACAGCGACAGGAAGTACGGGTGCGGCGGGTAGTGGCTGGTGCGGACCGCGTTGATCCCGGCGCGCTTCATGATCAGGACGTCGTCGAGCATGTCCTGCTCGGTGACCGCGCGCCCCCGGTCCGGGTGGAACTCGTGCCGGTTGACGCCGTTGAACAGCACCCGGTTGCCGTTGACGGTGAAGATCCCGTCGACGATCGCGACCGTGCGGAAGCCGATCCGCAGCCGCACCTCGCCGCCGGCGGTCCGCAGTACGGCGTCGTACAGCCGCGGCACCTCGGCGCTCCACGGCTCGACACCCTCGACCCGGACGTGCTCACCCGTCGGCACCTCGAGGCCGAGCTCGGCGACGACGACGGTGCCCGGTACGTCGGACTCGACCAGCAGCGTGCCCGCGCGGTCGACGTGGTCCCAGGCGGCCTTCACGAAGACGTCGGTCGGCGCGTCGGGGCGGAGCGCGAGCAGGTTGACCTCGCGGAAGATCCCGGACAGCCACCACATGTCCTGGTCCTCGACGTAGCTGCCGGCCGACCACTGGTGGACGCGCACCGCGATCCGCGCTTCCTTGCCCGGCGCAACCAACGAGGTGATGTCGAACTCGGACGCCAGCCGGGAGCCGGACGACCAGCCGACCCACTCTCCGTTCACGTACACCGCGAACCGCGAGTCCACGCCCTCGAACCGCAGCACGATCCGAGCGCCGGCGAAGTCGGCCGGCACCGTCACGGTGCGGACGTAGTCGCCGGTCGGGTTGTCGGTCGGCACGTACGGCGGCTCCAGCGGGAACGGGTACACCACGTTCGTGTACGCCGGGGCGCCGTACCCGTTCAGCTGCCAGTGGCCCGGGACCGCGATGGTGTCCCAGCCGGAGGTGTCCGGGTCCTTCAGGTCGTCGGGCGCGTCCGCCACGGTCGGGGACAGCCGGAAGCTCCAGTCCCCGCTGAGCGCCAGCCGCCCGGAGTCGTCGTCCAGCCAGGCGCGTGGGGGCAGCACGTTGGCCCCGGAACCGAAGTCCTCGACATAGTTCAGGTGATCCGTCACAGGAGCCGAGCCTAAGCCAAGCTTGTTCACGAATCCACACCGATGAACAGATATGGACAGATGTGACCGCAGTGGGCCGGTCGGCTACTGGCAGTCCTTGCAGACCCCGACCAGCGCGACCTGCTCGGGCGCCAGGTGGAAGCCGAGCTCGCGGGCGACCTTCTTGCGGGCGGACTCGAGGATGTCGCCCGGGGCGTCGTACACCGTGCCGCACTCCGAGCAGCGCAGGTGCAGGTGCCGCGGCGCGAGGTCGCCGGCCAGGTGGTACGTCGTACCGGCCCGGCCGAGGTGCACGTGCGTGACCAGGCCGAACTCGCCCAGCGCGTCGAGCGCGCGGTAGACGGTCGCGCGGTGGATGCCCGGGCGCAGCTGCTCGGCGCGCTCGCCGATCTGCTCGGCGCTCAGGTGCTCCTCGGTGCTCGCCAGCACCTCGACCACCGCGAGCCGGGCCGGGGTCACCCGCTCACCCCGCTCCCGCAACCGCTGCGCACTGACCTCGACCGCACTCGTCATGGGCGCCGCCTCTCAGGACTTCTTGGCCGCGGTCTTCTTCGTGGCCGTCTTCTTGGCGGCGGTCTTCTTGGCCGTCGTCTTCTTCGTGGCCGTCGTCTTCTTGGCGGCGGTCTTCTTGGTCGCTGTCTTCTTCGCGGCCTTCTTGGCGGTCTTCTTCACCGGGCCGCGGGCGCGCTTTTCCGCCAGCAGCTCGGCCGCGCGGAGCAGCGAGATGGTCTCCACCGAGTCGTCCTTGCGGAGCGTCGCGTTCGTCTCCCCGTCGGTGACGTACGGGCCGAAGCGGCCCTCCTTCACCACCACCGGCTTCTTGGACTCCGGGTCCTCACCCAGCTCCTTGAGCGGCGGCGCGGCGGCCCGCCGGCCACGCTGCTTCGGCTCCGAGTAGATCTTCAGAGCCTCCTCGAGCGTGATCTCGAACATCTGCTCCTCGGTCGACAGCGACCGCGAGTCCGTGCCCTTCTTCAGGTACGGCCCGTAGCGCCCGTTCTGCGCGGTGATCTCGTCGCCCGTCGCCGGGTCGACGCCGACGACCCGCGGCAGCGACAGCAGCTTCATCGCGTCGTCGAGCCCGATCGAGTCCAGCGTCATCGACTTCAGCAGCGACCCGGTCCGCGGTTTGGCGCCCTTGGGCGCGTCCTCCGGCAGGACCTCGGTCACGTACGGCCCGAAGCGGCCCGCCTTCGCGACCACCTTCAGCCCGGTGTCGGGCGCCGTACCGAGCTCGTGCTCCACGCCCGACGGCTGCGCCAGCAGCTCCTGCGCCTTGTCGACGGTCAGCTCGTCCGGCGGCAGGTCCTCGGGCACGTTCGCGCGCCGCTCGTCCTTGTCCTCGACGTACGGCCCGTAGCGACCGACGCGCACGACGACGCCGCTGTCGTCCCCGCCGACCGGGAACGTCGACATCTCCCGGGCGTCGATGTCGCCCAGGTCGTTCACCATCGAGTGCAGGCCCTCGAGCGAGTCGTCACCGAAGTAGAACCGGGACAGCACGCCCTCGCGCTCCAGGTCGCCGGCCGCGACCTCGTCGAGCACGTCCTCCATCGTCGCGGTGAACGCGTAGTCCACCAGCCGGGTGAAGTGCTCCTCGAGCAGCCGGACCACGGCGAACGCCAGCCAGGCCGGCACCAGCGCCTGGCCCTTCTTGTAGATGTACTTGCGGGCCTGGATCGTGCCGATGATCGAGGCGTACGTCGACGGCCGCCCGATCTCGCGCTCTTCCAGCTCCCGGATCAGCGTCGCTTCCGTGTACCGCGCCGGCGGCTTCGTCTCGTGGCCCGACGCGAGCACCTCGAGCGCGGGCAGGACGTCGCCCTCCTCGACGTTCGGCAGCCGGGTCTCCTGGTCGTCGGTGCCCGCAGACGGGTCGTCCGCGCCCTCGACGTACGCCTTGAGGAACCCGTGGAACGTGATCACCCGGCCGGACGAGGTGAACTCGCACTGCTCGCCGGTGGACGCGGTCGCGTCGATCTTGATCGAGACGCTGCGGCCCTCGGCGTCCTTCATCTGGGACGCGATCGTCCGCATCCAGATCAGCTCGTAGAGCCGGAACTCGGCACCGCTCAGACCGGTCTGCGCCGGGGTCTGGAAGACCTCGCCGGCCGGCCGGATCGCCTCGTGCGCCTCCTGTGCGTTCTTCACCTTGGAGGTGTAGACGCGGGGCTTGTCCGGCAGGTACGACGCGCCGTACAGCTCCCGAACCTGCGCCCGGGCCGCGGTGATCGCGGTGTCCGACAGCGTGACGCTGTCGGTACGCATATAGGTGATGTTGCCGTTCTCGTACAGCCGCTGGGCGACCTGCATGGTCTGCGACGCGGACATGCCGAGCTTGCGGCCGGCCTCCTGCTGCAGCGTGGTGGTCCGGAACGGCGCGTACGGCTTGCGGGTGTACGGCTTGGACTCGATCGAGCGGACCGTGAACTGCGAGTCGCGCAGCGCGGCGGCCAGCGCGGTCGCGGTCTCCTCGTTCAGGTGGACCGTGTTCGCACCCTTGAGTTCACCGGTCGCGCTGAAGTCGCGGCCCTGCGCCACCCGCTTGCTGTCCACCGAGACCAGGCGGGAGGGGAATTGCCGCGGCGTCCGGCTCTCGCCGGCGTCCAGGGTGGCGTCGAGATCCCAGTACGACGCGCTGCGGAACGCGATCCGCTCGCGCTCGCGGTCGACCACCATCCGGATCGCGACCGACTGGACCCGGCCCGCCGACAGCTTCGGCATGACCTTCTTCCAGAGCACCGGGGACACCTCGTACCCGTACAGCCGGTCGAGGATCCGGCGCGCCTCCTGGGCGTCGACCAGGGCCTCGTCGATGTCGCGGGCGTTGCCGACCGCGTCCTGGATCGCCTTCGGCGTGATCTCGTGGAACACCATCCGGCGGACCGGGACCTTCGGCTTCAGCTCCTCGAGCAGGTGCCAGGCGATCGCCTCGCCCTCGCGGTCCTCATCTGTCGCCAGGAACAGCTCGTCGGCGCCCTTGAGCAGGTCCTTGAGCTTGCGGATCTGGGCCTTCTTGTCGGCGGGCACGACGTACAGCGGGTCGAAGTGGTCCTCGACGTTGACGCCGAGCCGGGCCCACGGCAGGCCCTTGTACTTCGCCGGGATCTCGTCCGCCCCGCTCGGCAGGTCGCGGATGTGGCCGAAGCTGGACTCCACCACGTACCCGGACCCGAGGAAACCGGCGATCATCCGCGCCTTCTTCGGCGACTCGACGATCACCAGACGGGTCCCCGCGGCTGTCTTCGTCCCTGCTGCCCCTGCCACTGCGCTCCCTACTCTCGTCCTGCCGACAACGCCCTGCATCCGGCGTCTGTTCCCCCGAGCACAGACCGACCCTGCCCGAGGACAGGGTACGGCCGACGGCAACGCATTTCTTCAACGCACGGTAACCGGTGACGGCCGCTGTATGCCTCTCAGGGTTCCAGAAAGTGGCGAACGCCCCACCGTCACGGCGCGTCGTCACCCCGCCACAGTGTGCCTCGGACGACTTCTAGGAGGGTACGCCGTCTCAGCGGGCGAAGCGCACTTCCGGGAATTTCGTGGACTCGCCGCGCAGCAGCGTGGAGGGGCGGCGACGGAGCGTCAGGTCGAAGAACGCGGCGAGGTACTCGCGCTGGGCGAGCACGCTGCGGGCCGGTTTCGCGCTGCCGACGAGAGCCGCGACGGCCGAGGTGACGATCGGGTCGTCGCCGTAGATGTCGTGGAAGAGCTGGGAGAAGACGAACTGGTAGTCGGTGAACGCCTTCTGCTTGGTGTGCGTGAGCGTCAGGTTGAGCTTCGCGCCGCGCTGCGCCTGCCAGAACGCGGCCCAGGACTTGTCGTAGTACTCCTTGGCCGGGTCGGTGCGCTGGGTCTCGCCGGAGCCGAACAGCAGGAACGGCCGGTCCAGCCCGCGCTCCGCGACCTCGCCGAGCGGCCCCTCGGCGCGGTCGTCCTGGAGGGTGCCGTCGAGGTCGGCGCCGGCCAGGATCCGGCGGTCCTCGAGCATCGTGGTCGCGGTCGCGTAGCCGCCGAGCGCGAAGCCGAACATGCCGACCTTGCGCAGGTCCAAGCTGTTCGCGAGCCCGTCCGGAAGGTCCTTGCCGTCGGCATCGACGTTCTCGCCGGCGGCCAGGCGCTCGAGCTGGTCCAGGACGAAGCGGGCGTCCGCGGTCCGGGCCTCGACGGCCTTCCGGATGTCGCCCGGGGTCGGCGGCTCCGCGTGCGTCGCGCCCGGCAGGAACCGGCCGCCCGGGTACTCGACCGGCGTCTCGTGCGGGTGGTCCATGGTCACGACGACGTACCCGCGGCTCGCGAGGTCCTCCACCTGCGCGGTGTTCACGAACCGGCTGTACTGATAGCCGGGCGAGAACAGTACGACGGGATGCCGCAGCCGCTGGACCGGTACGTCGACCCGCGCGTGCGTCTCGGTGTTCGCGAAGTCGAACGAGCCGGGTGGGAGCGCCAGCCCGTACTCACCCGTCCAGACGGCGTCCACCTCTTTCGCCGTCCGCTCCGGCATGTACTTCGCGAACGGCGCCGTACCCGCCAGCGACGCCGGGTACCACAGACTGACCATCAACTCCCGCTGCCCACCAGGCATACTCGGATCCGGCCGCCCCCGGTCGACCAGGTGCAGCGCGGTCACCCCCAGCGACTTCCGCCCCGTCGGCTCCGGCACCCGAAACCGCACCGGATGAAAGTCCGGCTCTCCCTGTACTCCCAGCTGGTCCGGATCGAACGGAACGGCCTGCGCCCGGTCAGGCAGGGCAAGCGTCGCCGCGAGACCGACGGTCAGACCCGCCCCCAGCACGCGACGCCTGGTGAGGATGCGGCTGGTGGGGCTGGTGGGACGCGAGTTCGCCATGCGACTCATCGTCATCGTGGAGTTTCACTCCGTGATAGCGACACCGTCTCAACTTCATGAAGCCGACCTGATGACAACCGCCGCTCCGTGCGCTTCACTGTGCACACCATTGTTCATTGATGCACGAAGTGAGGCAGTGATGAGCATCTTTGTCCGCATGAAACGTTCAGTAGTCGCCATCGCCCTCCTAGCAGGCGCCCTCGTCCACACCACCGCCCCCGCGCGCGCCGCCGGCACCACGCTCGGTGACGTCACCGCCTTCGCCGCCGACGGATCGACGTACACGATCACCGCCGGCCAGGCCAAGGTCCGCGTCGGGTTCCTGAAGGACGACGTGTTCCGCCTCTGGATGGCGCCCGACGGCAACTTCACCGATCCGGCGAGCACCGGCGAGGGCTCGACCATCGTCACCAAGACCGACTACGGGACCCCGCGGACGACCTGGCGGGACCGCGGCTCCTACTACTCGCTCTCCACCGGCAAGATCGAGGTCCGCGCCCAGAAGCACCCGCTGAAGTTCTCCCTCTACCGCTCGAACGGCCAGCTCGTCTGGTCCGAGACCGCCCCGCTCTCGTGGACCGACACCGCCACGACGCAGACGCTCGGCCGCGGCGCGACCGAGCAGTTCTTCGGCGGCGGCATGCAGAACGGCCGCTTCTCGCACCGCGACCAGACCATCAGGATCACCCGGGACTTCAACTGGGAGGACGGCGGCAACCCGAACGCCTCGCCGTACTACATGAGCACGGCCGGGTACGGCGTACTCCGCAACACGTTCACGCCGGGCAGCTACAGCTTCACGAGCCCCGCGACCACGACGCACGACGAGAAACGCTTCGACGCGTACTACTTCGTCGGCGACCTCAAGACCTCGCTCGACCGCTACACCGAGCTCACCGGCCGGCCGTTCATGCCGCCGATCTACGGGCTCGAGTACGGCGACTCGGACTGCTACAACCGCGGGCACTACGCGACTGACCCGGATCCCGGCAACGACTGGAAGGTGCACCCGGACAAGGTCACGACGCTGGACGCGGTCAAGGTCGCGCAGCGGTTCAAGGACGAGGACATGCCCGGCGGCTGGATGCTCGTCAACGACGACTACGGCTGCGGGTACTCCGCCAACACCGAGTCCGAGCAG containing:
- a CDS encoding glycoside hydrolase family 2 TIM barrel-domain containing protein, translated to MTDHLNYVEDFGSGANVLPPRAWLDDDSGRLALSGDWSFRLSPTVADAPDDLKDPDTSGWDTIAVPGHWQLNGYGAPAYTNVVYPFPLEPPYVPTDNPTGDYVRTVTVPADFAGARIVLRFEGVDSRFAVYVNGEWVGWSSGSRLASEFDITSLVAPGKEARIAVRVHQWSAGSYVEDQDMWWLSGIFREVNLLALRPDAPTDVFVKAAWDHVDRAGTLLVESDVPGTVVVAELGLEVPTGEHVRVEGVEPWSAEVPRLYDAVLRTAGGEVRLRIGFRTVAIVDGIFTVNGNRVLFNGVNRHEFHPDRGRAVTEQDMLDDVLIMKRAGINAVRTSHYPPHPYFLSLCDEYGLYVIDECDLESHGFGYEPQPPKLPNPVMDPRFRDDLVERMRRTVHRDKNHPSIVIWSLGNECGMGSNLKDMYDLVKELDPSRPVHYERDTEAEWVDIYSRMYTSPEGCAEIGADSSLYRNLPFILCEYGHAMGNGPGGLLDYREVFEKYPRCQGGFIWEFIDHGLRTTIDGREVYAYGGDFGESIHDGNFVCDGLLFPDRTPSPGMLEYVKVIEPLRIVADGNQVSITNRYEVLDTGHLTFTYVVETEGSRVDAGKLSVPVTAPGETVKVDLPAVDSSQPETWVTVTAELTEATTWAEAGHRIAWGQIRLDEPASPQVVVNGSPAVGEAGMEGISVAGVRNARLDVWRAPIDNDAIPGVATKWREEGLHRVQHRIVSQGERDGAWEVVTRTAPPALQWGLRSTWRWTAVEGGVVLELSVVPEGLFPEVLPRLGITFELPKVQQVEWFGTGPNEAYVDTREAAAVGKYSATVAELQTPYVRPQENGQRIDTRWAQLDGLRIEALDQLFGLTVRDWTSADLENAKHTADLTPGDTTHVTLDIAQTGVGSAACGPALPDRDKLKTAPSTLTLRFSS
- a CDS encoding Fur family transcriptional regulator — translated: MTSAVEVSAQRLRERGERVTPARLAVVEVLASTEEHLSAEQIGERAEQLRPGIHRATVYRALDALGEFGLVTHVHLGRAGTTYHLAGDLAPRHLHLRCSECGTVYDAPGDILESARKKVARELGFHLAPEQVALVGVCKDCQ
- the topA gene encoding type I DNA topoisomerase produces the protein MIAGFLGSGYVVESSFGHIRDLPSGADEIPAKYKGLPWARLGVNVEDHFDPLYVVPADKKAQIRKLKDLLKGADELFLATDEDREGEAIAWHLLEELKPKVPVRRMVFHEITPKAIQDAVGNARDIDEALVDAQEARRILDRLYGYEVSPVLWKKVMPKLSAGRVQSVAIRMVVDRERERIAFRSASYWDLDATLDAGESRTPRQFPSRLVSVDSKRVAQGRDFSATGELKGANTVHLNEETATALAAALRDSQFTVRSIESKPYTRKPYAPFRTTTLQQEAGRKLGMSASQTMQVAQRLYENGNITYMRTDSVTLSDTAITAARAQVRELYGASYLPDKPRVYTSKVKNAQEAHEAIRPAGEVFQTPAQTGLSGAEFRLYELIWMRTIASQMKDAEGRSVSIKIDATASTGEQCEFTSSGRVITFHGFLKAYVEGADDPSAGTDDQETRLPNVEEGDVLPALEVLASGHETKPPARYTEATLIRELEEREIGRPSTYASIIGTIQARKYIYKKGQALVPAWLAFAVVRLLEEHFTRLVDYAFTATMEDVLDEVAAGDLEREGVLSRFYFGDDSLEGLHSMVNDLGDIDAREMSTFPVGGDDSGVVVRVGRYGPYVEDKDERRANVPEDLPPDELTVDKAQELLAQPSGVEHELGTAPDTGLKVVAKAGRFGPYVTEVLPEDAPKGAKPRTGSLLKSMTLDSIGLDDAMKLLSLPRVVGVDPATGDEITAQNGRYGPYLKKGTDSRSLSTEEQMFEITLEEALKIYSEPKQRGRRAAAPPLKELGEDPESKKPVVVKEGRFGPYVTDGETNATLRKDDSVETISLLRAAELLAEKRARGPVKKTAKKAAKKTATKKTAAKKTTATKKTTAKKTAAKKTATKKTAAKKS
- a CDS encoding alpha/beta hydrolase; translated protein: MANSRPTSPTSRILTRRRVLGAGLTVGLAATLALPDRAQAVPFDPDQLGVQGEPDFHPVRFRVPEPTGRKSLGVTALHLVDRGRPDPSMPGGQRELMVSLWYPASLAGTAPFAKYMPERTAKEVDAVWTGEYGLALPPGSFDFANTETHARVDVPVQRLRHPVVLFSPGYQYSRFVNTAQVEDLASRGYVVVTMDHPHETPVEYPGGRFLPGATHAEPPTPGDIRKAVEARTADARFVLDQLERLAAGENVDADGKDLPDGLANSLDLRKVGMFGFALGGYATATTMLEDRRILAGADLDGTLQDDRAEGPLGEVAERGLDRPFLLFGSGETQRTDPAKEYYDKSWAAFWQAQRGAKLNLTLTHTKQKAFTDYQFVFSQLFHDIYGDDPIVTSAVAALVGSAKPARSVLAQREYLAAFFDLTLRRRPSTLLRGESTKFPEVRFAR